The following DNA comes from Pleuronectes platessa chromosome 9, fPlePla1.1, whole genome shotgun sequence.
acatttaattaaacacGTCATGCAGGATGAATAACAACAGAGTTACCTTTAAAGCCTCATCAGCAGCCTCTCTGGACTGATTAGCTGCCATTTCTGcctttggtgttgtctttatgaTGCCGATAAAACCTCCATCACTCAGCACTCTGAGCGGTTCATTGCTGTTAGTAGCATTTTGAAGCACTCTGCAATGCCTTATAATACATAATTTCAACATAAATACATTGTCTTTATGTTAATTATATCTACGCTCCTTTATTCTACCTTTTTTAACTCACTGTTGAAGTTCTGCTGCCTCTCTGTTAAGCTGCTCTGCTTGATCCTCGGCCTTGTTGACAATATCCACTTTGGTCTTAATTTGGAAGATGTTATTAAACTTCTTGACAAGTTCCCTCCTGGCACCATCCAGTTGACCTGCATGGTTCTCAAATTCCTGCAATTTGCACAATAAATTCAGTTCCTACagtcaaaaaaactaaaaaacttgTCTTCTGGAGTCATGGTGGTAAAACATGGCAgcttactttttttatttcctcaagcAATAAGAAGACGTCTGTGATATTTTTCAGCAGATCTTTGGTCGTTTCAGTCACAGGAAGCTGTGAGTTATGCTCTCTTTCCGACTGAGATGAAAGACAAAATGATGATCAGAGACAGGACATACAAGACTACAGGACGTTATTGTGTACatctgaaataaatgctactaTCATCGAGCGTTGCGTTTCACCTGCAGATGTTGTAGCGTAGTGTGACTCCTCAGGTTCAGGCTCCGCGTCCTGTTGACTCCGTCATCTGCCTCTGACAGCAGCTCAGCAAATTCCCTCAGAGACGAGGCGGAGACCATCAGAGAGTCTGACGTCCGACTCAGTGCAGGAGTTGTGAAGTTGTCGTGGATTAAGTTCAACACTAAGGGGAACAAACAGATTTTGGAACATATAATGGTTGGATATCGCCCAGTTCTGATAAGATGAAGAAGAGAttgttctcctcttcctttGGTTGTATCCTTACACAAATAGTTTGACATTGCAGGAAATAGTCTTAATGGTTTTCTTGCTGAAAGTTTGATGCTTAGTTTAGCATGAAAAGTGCAGAAGCTAAGACAATCCACCTATAAGTACCTTTACAGTTCGCTATTTAGTAAGGAATTGTCTTTCATTCCAGAGTCTCCTCTTATCGCACTGCAGCAACCTCAGAGTTATTACATGGTGATGTTTCGTAGTGTAGCCTGCACCTtttagcttttccaggatttccAACCCAAGCTTTAAAGAAGTTATTGCAACCGGCCAAGAAACAGTCCAGGGCCTTAAGTTGTTCACTATATCCCTCGACTTCTtgcctttatgctaagctaggctaacctGTTGCTGGCTGTAGCTTCAAATTCACCATGTGTCATTCTCATCCACTAACTCTCAACACTTTTCCCTAATAATTTCATACAGATCTTGACCTTTAAATGAAATTAGCTGGAATCTCTGGAACTTTTTATTAAAGGTTACTTCAGgctgctgcttttctctgtaaCTCTCCTTTTTAAAGCACAAAGAAAAGTGTATATGCAgccaaagatttttttttcaaatggtgGCTGGAATAAAATGATGAAGTGATTAACCAATCAGAAATGTTAGGAGCTGCAAACCCCATCCCAGCAGCTCCTGTACTTTAGGCAATCAGAGACTTCTCTCTGgggtaaaaaaggaaaattattAGTACTTTAATTTAGACCCTGACTAAGTTTCTCCAAAGGTTTGTAATTCCTGGGGAAAGTAAGTGCAATGGAAaccattatgaaaaacaaagcATGTACTTGTCTAGGGTTTCCGGCTTGAAGAATATACAGGAACTGTTCAGAGTGGGCTGACCTCTGTATAGTGGGCTGACCTCTGTATGGCGCCCTCTACTTTACATCATAGTGAAGATGAGTCGAGTGAAGGCAGACGTATTACACAAGTCTGTTTGCAAATGTCCCTGACACCAGTGGAGCATGAATCACATGTGTGATTTTTTGGCCCAAACACCAGTCTGAACCACCTCTGCACCATTTCAACAAATGACCTAAACGCAATTTCACTGCATTTGAACATTACCGGAAAATCATTAGAGAGATCATGTTTTACGTTTTCgtgcctcctcctgctccccggCGGCGCTGCAGCCTCTCTGTCTCATTTCCTGCACGATGCGCTGAGCATCCACCGTCGTCCTGACTTTGTCGTTCTCAGAGAGAGTGATGGATCCTCCGGGCTTCACCTCAGACAGCAATTTGATCAAATCTGACAAACCACAATAACACAGATAACGGTGTTGATGATACATCACAGTGCAGAGGATTACTTTGACATAACCAATAATTCTGTTTCCTGAATAAGTCCCACAAAGACCTGGACACAAGTGACAAGGAAGATCCAACTGAATGACATCTTCATATTTACGTGATGTACCTTGTAATACTGTGAGGAGAGATTCAGCTTCAGGGAGAAGATCATCGTCCTTCAACTTGGTTTGATTCACAATCTTCAAAACCGTTTCCAGATCGGATTCAGGTCGAAGAATCTGAAAGTCAGTGATAGATTATAATGTGTCCAGATAATTTTCACTCTGCATCAAAAATAAGTTTTATGAGTTTTATTGTTTGTCGCTGAGATCTCTCTGACATGCGATGTAATCAGGTCATAAAAATACCTCCTGCAGTATTCAAACAATAATTTTAATTCACAAAATGATTTACCAAAGTTCAACTCCTAGTAGAGTTTCAATCTGTTTAACTGAGGAAAATTCACTTCATGCACCTTTTCAACCAGTTGACTCAAGTCGTCACCAACAACATTCACATCTGCATCCAGCTGTTCAACATCTGGTTCCAGGTGATCCACAGCAGTGTCCGAGCTCCCAAACTGAAGCTGGAAAACAGAGCAGAAATACTCAACATGGATTGTGTGACTAAATAGGTGTTTTTTAACGATAGCTCATTAAGCATAAAGATTCCCAATGGCTGCGTGTACGAGTACGTTGGTTTCAGAGATGTTAGTCTCCAGGTTGTTCAGCATTGAGTGTAAACCAAAAACAAGACGGTtgttcttcagctgctgctccagccaAGTCAGACCATCGGCCATTTTCTCCAAGTCGGCCAATAAAGAATAAGTGCAACTGTCACAGTCTGTCGGTAAATAAGAATATTCTTAGATTAGTTTGTTTTGAGTGATTTTCTTTACAACTTGCCTGTGGAATTGATCACAGCAGCTGGGACCAGATGTTGTGTGTTGTATCAAAAGAATAGGATTTAGAAATATCCTTGACCAgttgtaatgtatttatttataatgtctTCTATGGCTCTTACCAAAAAGAGAAACAATATCTTAgtagttgcattatgggaaatgaaGGATCCACTGTTTTTGAGTTGGATCCAGACTTGGGAGTAAAAGTCAAGATATCCCAGCCGGTAACTTGAATTTGACACTTTCATCTCTATTCTGTCTCATGAGCTCCCTGACACTAATACAACATCAAATCCAGTTTATCCCATGTAAACATAATAACTATATTTCTATttgtaaatgaaaatgtatattaaccTGCATTTGGAGGAAAACAAAGGTTGATAACATCCCCTCTGCTGCATGGCTTGCAGCTGCTTCCAGGCACCAATGGATTGCCGTAGTAACCATGTGCACATCTTAAAGAGAGGAAAAAcgagaaagaaaataatctgcATTTTTCTACTTTTAGAGGCAGACCTGCATATTAAAATAGTGTATTGCAGTGGACAATAGGGGTTAGGATGCAGGTTTTGTCGCACCAAGGATCATAATGTTGAATTATAAACAgcgtttgtgtttggttgacCAGCAGACAAACCTCTCACATCTGGATCCACTGTAACCAGGTTTACACAAGCAGTCGACCACACCTGAGCCGATGTCCAGACAGGCCAACGCAAAGCTAGGACAGGATAAATAAGATGTCCATATTGATCCAGTAAAAACAATCAGCTGAGGTTTGTGTTGACGAAGGTAATAAAAAGAGACTGACTTGCTCCATGTAAAGGGACATGGACAGACACGGCAGGTCCTGTGGGATGGGTTTCCATAGTGACCCTCTTTACACCTTTCACAGCGGGCCCCAGTGGTGTTGGACTGACAGTTCTGGAGGTGCGTTAGATGAAACACAACTTGAGCAACATGCATTGGCAATGTGCCTGCAACTCCCACAACAAGTGTACTGTAAATTTGAATTAGTCACAGCGTGTATGTGCTTGCCAGCGTGCGTgcgtttgtgcgtgcgtgtgtttgtgtgtgtgtgtgtgtgtgtgtgtgtgtgtgtgtttgtgtgtgaacaccTACCACACAGTTTCCTGTACTCTCATCACACTCTTTGGAGAGTCCACTGCAGCTGCATGCCACACACTGACCCCTGTTGGGCCCGGTCCATTCTCTGTAGAAGCCAGGGCCGCACTCCTGTACGGACACAGAGAGCTGAACAGTCAACAGTGTGGGGACAGTTAACACAAGACAACACCCCACCTGCACTCACTTGGTCTGCAGAAAACAGGGTGAGGCATGGAGACGGAGAGAAACACATGTGGACACAAtgaagagcatgtgtgtgtttgttggaaaTAATAGACATATTCATGGCCACTTTGTACCCTGAATGGTTTGGACATGTAAAgctgtaaaaacatatttataccTAGGATACAATAAATAGCATGTCTGATGGTGAGTGGTGTTTTCTAAAGATGACTGAGAAGCTGTATACTCTCTCAGCAGATAACAAAATTGAGTCTTTGCACCACAGCATGCACCCAGTTGTTTTACCGAGAAGAAGTAGAAAACCTGCTAAAACCACCATGATCAACAAAGACTTGTTTTACCTCAGTAATAGCTCCTGCTGTTTGGTTGCCGAAGAAAGGAGCGCAGAACTTTCTTGTGCCCTGTGTCCTCTGAAGGCCGGGAGTGCGTCTCTCATGCCGACACTTTGCTTGTTTCTGAGCCGAGGGATGAACCGgagcaaagcaaagcaaaacCAAGCACACTGCACCACAACGTACAGATCTTTGCCAATGCATTGTTGTGTGTATCCAGTGATCCATGTGAGTCTAACACAGTCTGTCTCTTaaaagtcctcctcctcctcttctggtaAACTCTGCCGCAGCTGAACCTTGGAGCTTTTTATGTGAGATGCATGAAGAGAAGTTGGACTGTGAGAAACATAGAGTGTGAATGACTGTATTCACCCAGGCAGGTTCAAAGTTCGCCGAGGTGTGGTTGCACTGACATTAAGCAGCAGTGAATTGGTTGAACAATAAAGCGCTGACAGTCAACAGATTAAAGTGGTTATCACTTTATTGTCAGTCCATGAGTTAAAACATTCCAGTTCATCCAGTAAATAACAGATAGAAAATACAGTTCATATtggctgaaaaaaacatttagctgcattaaaatgaaaatatagacACATTATTTTGTCCCCAACAGAATCAAGTTGAGGCCTAGAtttaaaattttattttttttaatcatccacTATACCCTTCATCCCCTGCCCTTTCTATATATAATTTCTACAAATACAGGagttactgtaaataaaaaaaagttttgcagTCTGGAGATGTGGGTGTCCTCACAAACAGGACACCCACACTCTCTTAAATCAGTTGTTAATCCAAGACCATGTAACTTGTGTACCAGCCACTGACAGCAGTTAAAACCTGGTCAGAACAGATTGTGAAAAAAATGCACATGTGGTCACAGAATCTGGAAGTTTGGTGAACTTGCTGAGTTAAGCACTAATATGTCATCTAGTCCATGATAGGAATGAGGCTTTAGGAGCTTCTTCCTATTTTCCCACTTTTGtgctttgttctgttttgttacATTTTGTCAGGATTGATCTTCACTTCATTAAGCAAAGAGTTTTTGACATGCTGTGCCTTTCTCTTACTTGAATACATTAATAttctaaattatattttcaacaCGTTAGAGATAAAAACCTAACCAAACCTAAAATATGTTCATTCAGTTTGTACCATTGACTCCTGTTCAACCTCGGCTCCTCAGTGGAGCAGTTTATCCAATGGAGGAGGTCAAATAAAAGTGGACGGGGCATCGCAGCTAATAACCCATGATGGATTCCTCCATTTTGTACTCCccagctctcctctccctccacaaCACTCAGAGTTCAGCACTGTGCAGGATGCCTTTTTAAACATGTAGGTTAACTATATAAACCTCTGGATCAAATTTGAATAAAGTTACTCCCTTTTAAAAAACGTGCAACTTCAATATTtctattaaatgtgttttatataatCCATTATTTTTCAGTATTCACACATGAGTTGATTGGTTTCCCAAATTCTAACGTGACTGGACCTTTGTGGGTTGATGCTAAATGTATTGTACTTAATTGTACTGAGCTAAAATGCTAAAACTTGTGTAAAAGTAGCACACATAGAGAGGTCACTAAAGTGTGCGAGCTCATTAATGTCTGACACAAATATAGGTTCACTAATATTAGCCTAAATTAGCCACCATGCAGGTCAAAGAAAAGTTCTAGTTGAAAGATCCCATAGTAAatagaataatttttttatttaacttttccctTATAAGTGTCGGAATGTGTAATTACTTGTGTCCACAGTTTATGCTGTCCAAAGATGGCcatagttttgttttaatatttatattaattttcCATATTTGGTGAGTTTGAcctgttaaaaaacatttcaaagacaTATTGAATCTTGTGTTCGTCCCTGAGAGAAACGATGTGTTCACTGTACAAGGCTGACGTGGGTGTTTCCACAAAACAAGGTTCAGCAGAGAGTTTAGAAAGTATGGATGAATTGACACATGATATTAGCAGTATGAGCTAAATGTGTCTGAAGAACAAATTTTCTGTTAAATCTCGACTCTGAAGCATCTTATCAGAATCATATAATAGGGTACAGGGCATAACTTGCAATGCCACATGTGTTGCTGCCGTCCCGGACCATTCGCATGTAGCCGCCTTCACCCCAGCTGCTGCCCCAACTgttaacatataaataaaaatcatattacaAGAGTGACAGCAAATACTTGTACATTTAGTATCATAGAAAATATAGTcttaaaagtttttatttaaaatgatcttGTGTTACTCTGCTGTCAATGCACAGAGTTGTTCTGACCTGTTTTTTATGATCCAGTAGTCTTGTCCTCCGTCAGAGCCGTAACCCACCAGCAGAACAGCGTGACTCAGATTATTAGGGTTACAGGTCGGCTCATCGTATATTCCTAGGAGTTCAATTTAACAAACATATTATCAGACTGTTTGACCAGTAGGGGGCAGTAAAGATAAACTGCAAAGATGACATTTACATATCAATTTGATCAATATGGGGAACTCAGAATATCTTGTTTGAAACCTTCAGTGTTAACAAAGAACCTTTAGCTTTTATTGGAGTTGGTTTTCTGTTTATGATGGATACAAATGTTCACTCCCCTTTTACCAAGTCTTAGGAAAGCATCCACCAGTACAGCAGTGAGGCTGCGTACCCTAACAACTAGGGGGAAGATGCTAGCAGAGATATATACAGAGCTGGGTGGTTTTGTTACTACGAAAAAAATGCACGTATTTTTACTATGTACAtatttaatcaattaaatatctgacattatgattttatataAGAAAATCAACCTGAGCTGTAGAACAGGAAGCTTGCATGATCCGCATCAATGGCCACTGTGATTGGACCAATGGTTGCCACAGCGTCAGCCAGGGCCTGCTCGTCTCCTTTGGGTATGAACCTGTAGTCTTTGATATGAGCCACCGCACGTCTGCTGTCGTAATAACAGGGCTGAGTATCCTGTGGAGAGAAAATCAAAGTGAAATGTTGACAATGTGCTGGAATGAGACAGATTAGCTTTTTCGCTGTTCTGATGTAGACGCAGGCTGCAGCCTCACCACTGAGGTGTACGGGTAGGTGCTTGTCGACTGGAGCCCGTTGTTCACCACGTAGTCGTAGGCGTTGGCCATCCAGGCACCGTTGCAGCCGAAGGTGCCGTAAGCTTTGGAGCAGTCAACCAGGTTTTGCTCACTCAAGGAGACAAGCTGACCGGTTTTCTTGTAGATTTGTCCCTCGATAGCTCCCGTGGTGCTGAAGGCCCAGCAGGAGCCACAGTAACCCTGACGAGAGAATTCAAAATCACTTCCTGATTCGGTCTGGAAGAAAAAACTCTTTCTGTATGTGAACGTGCGAGAGTCTCACCTGATCTTTCACCTCAGTGACATAACCCATGTTCCTGTAGTCGACAAACCAAGCATCTAACTGCCGAGCATTAATGCGCAGTCGTCGAGCAGAGACCGTCTTCCCTCTGTGCACAAACTGGGCGTTTATCGCGGCACCTTGCAACACCTGAAATTCTTGTTGTGTCTAAGTACAGAGAACATATAGATGATTACTTTTCCAATTATTGATGTTCAGATATCAGATCGTCAA
Coding sequences within:
- the cts12 gene encoding procathepsin L, with the translated sequence MGTKQTHINAAHQSGFLLRAALLSVLLCSPRRVASDSDEGILTDWEIWKSSNGVTYEDLDEMQRRAIWEENKQKINDNNQGFLMGIRPFAMAMNKYGDLTQQEFQVLQGAAINAQFVHRGKTVSARRLRINARQLDAWFVDYRNMGYVTEVKDQGYCGSCWAFSTTGAIEGQIYKKTGQLVSLSEQNLVDCSKAYGTFGCNGAWMANAYDYVVNNGLQSTSTYPYTSVDTQPCYYDSRRAVAHIKDYRFIPKGDEQALADAVATIGPITVAIDADHASFLFYSSGIYDEPTCNPNNLSHAVLLVGYGSDGGQDYWIIKNSWGSSWGEGGYMRMVRDGSNTCGIASYALYPII